A window of Esox lucius isolate fEsoLuc1 chromosome 18, fEsoLuc1.pri, whole genome shotgun sequence contains these coding sequences:
- the si:dkey-174m14.3 gene encoding brain-enriched guanylate kinase-associated protein isoform X1: MIVGWKKRLQTVLRVLGRRERQSAGPVSLDAFRKRPPPPPPPRSSSLGPSLTPTTGSRDDIVQAERRWGSSWPCSGSQQQSTRPGERMQDRTESTVGKAYLETDIDSVRREDELKDIKTTKERTLSKLERQRTMALGGKAAPPEFWQGTFGWMRSPSLALRDEGLGVRSHYRSYSLPRGINMVPDEEMNTISEQQRQQAAGKQDFSVIISGTRRFTMRLCVSTSGSSLQEQKEDLRKRLSYTTHKLELLESEFDSTRQYLETELRRAQEELDKFTDKLRRIQSSYSALQRINQDLEDKIQRNSQHHDDEKRALSREIIVLNNHLMEAKLTIEKLREDNDLYRKDCNLAAQLLQCNKSHYRTQLSELPAEFQERVSMHMEGTPLCHTAYADSVPASVIAKVLEKPDEACSGSQASSSPTPQAQDQGFLLDTLDRGAHLGLRAAYKSDLYSSDTALYCPVDQNRERRPSMDLHGQRKLIYGPQNSMDSNPEEGPLLGLRSGFSQECFAKFPTTLGPASGSSYSSFSGGGSDDNKGDGPPSSTASSPHHHSLYMDWRDGGDYERKSDSSWERDSPGGGGFAKVHAVFQQAGEHGGAHHQNGSSPVYSRTMSSCFSEPYEPLPPSSSPSVAYGDSRRGSTLAPEEEELIGRWRQLSVEDLSAHSYHSPGRASPYSFSEQHFSVRPAKIRLGPLYSSFQEGADYYHQGPIMEPPVGFSTPSPECSPGGGLRQAHQSHSQQAHQTHLYRAKEDSQDSENSPYHSGNTKEGSVGGAGGGVGAGQNKEYVDVSPNSSTESLNQRSLQMAAEMQQHYQAEMQPPSPPQGSPPPPPPAPCPPPPQYQQFGTLGLSRKDSLTKAQLYGTLLN; this comes from the exons ATGATTGTTGGCTGGAAAAAAAGACTGCAGACAGTTCTCAGAGTTCTTGGACGACGTGAGCGGCAGAGCGCTGGTCCGGTCAGCCTGGATGCCTTCAGAAAacgaccaccccccccccccccgccaagaTCCAGCTCACTTGGCCCGAGCCTCACCCCGACCACAGGGTCCAGAGACGACATTGTCCAAGCAGAGCGCCGGTGGGGCAGCAGTTGGCCCTGCTCAGGCTCCCAGCAGCAGAGCACTCGGCCTGGGGAGAGGATGCAAGATCGCACAGAGTCGACGGTGGGGAAAGCCTACCTGGAGACAGACATCGACAGTGTCCGGAGGGAGGATGAGCTGAAGGACATCAAGACTACTAAGGAGAGAACATTGTCAAAGCTGGAGAGGCAGAGGACAATGGCACTGGGAGGAAAAGCAGCTCCTCCAGAATTCTGGCAGGGAACTTTTGGATGGATGAGAAGTCCAAGTCTAGCTTTGCGCGATGAGGGGTTAGGTGTGAGATCCCACTACCGATCCTACTCTCTACCCAGAGGGATCAACATG GTTCCTGACGAAGAGATGAACACCATCAG TGAGCAGCAGAGGCAGCAGGCAGCAGGAAAGCAGGATTTCTCTGTCATCATCTCAGGCACCAGGCGATTCACTATGAGGCTCTGTGTGAGCACCAGCGGAAG CTCTTTGCAGGAGCAGAAAGAAGACCTACGTAAGCGTCTGTCCTACACCACCCACAAGCTGGAGCTGCTTGAGAGCGAGTTTGACTCCACCCGCCAGTACCTGGAGACAGAGCTACGCCGTGCTCAGGAGGAACTTGACAAGTTCACGGACAAACTACGCAG AATACAAAGCAGCTACTCAGCACTGCAGAGGATCAATCAGGACCTGGAGGATAAGATCCAGAGAAAT TCTCAGCACCATGACGATGAGAAGAGAGCCCTGAGCAGAGAGATCATTGTGCTCAACAACCACCTGATGGAGGCCAAGCTGACCATTGAGAAACTGCGGGAGGACAAT GATTTGTACAGGAAGGACTGTAACTTGGCTGCCCAGCTGCTCCAGTGCAACAAGTCCCACTACCGGACCCAGCTCTCTGAG TTGCCAGCTGAGTTCCAGGAACGTGTCAGCATGCACATGGAAGGCACACCTCTTTGCCACACTGCCTACGCCGACTCAGTTCCTGCCTCTGTCATCGCCAAGGTGCTGGAGAAGCCGGACGAGGCCTGCAGCGGCAGCCAAGCCTCCAGTTCACCCACCCCCCAGGCCCAGGACCAAGGCTTCCTCCTTGACACCCTGGACAGAGGTGCGCACCTGGGCCTCCGGGCGGCCTACAAGTCCGACCTGTACAGCAGCGACACGGCCCTGTACTGCCCGGTCGATCAAAACCGTGAGCGCAGGCCAAGCATGGACCTCCATGGACAGAGGAAACTGATTTACGGACCCCAGAACTCCATGGACAGTAACCCAGAGGAGGGTCCCTTGTTAGGGCTAAGGTCTGGCTTCTCCCAGGAGTGCTTTGCCAAGTTCCCCACCACTCTGGGACCCGCATCAGGGAGCTCGTACTCCAGCTTCAGCGGAGGGGGCTCGGACGACAACAAGGGTGACGGCCCCCCGAGCAGTACTGCCtcctccccccaccaccactcCCTGTACATGGactggagagatgggggagactaTGAGAGGAAGAGCGACTCCTCCTGGGAGAGGGACAGTCCTGGCGGGGGTGGGTTTGCCAAGGTCCACGCCGTCTTCCAGCAGGCCGGTGAGCATGGCGGAGCACACCACCAGAACGGCAGCTCGCCCGTCTACAGCCGCACCATGTCGTCCTGCTTCAGCGAGCCCTACgagcccctccctccctcgtccTCGCCCAGCGTCGCCTACGGTGACAGTCGCCGTGGCAGCACGCTGGcgccagaggaggaggagctgatTGGCCGCTGGAGGCAGCTCAGTGTGGAGGACCTGAGCGCCCACTCGTACCACTCGCCAGGCCGGGCCTCGCCCTACAGCTTCTCCGAGCAGCACTTCTCCGTACGCCCTGCCAAGATCCGCCTAGGGCCCCTGTACAGCAGCTTCCAGGAAGGGGCCGACTACTACCACCAGGGACCCATCATGGAACCCCCAGTGGGCTTCTCCACACCCAGCCCAGAGTGCAGCCCTGGTGGGGGCCTCCGTCAGGCCCATCAGTCCCACAGCCAACAGGCCCACCAGACCCATCTCTACCGGGCCAAAGAGGACAGCCAGGACTCTGAGAACAGCCCCTACCACTCAGGGAACACCAAGGAGGGTAGTGTCGGcggggcggggggtggggttggTGCGGGGCAGAACAAGGAATACGTGGACGTCAGTCCCAACAGCTCCACTGAGTCCCTTAACCAAAGGTCCCTGCAGATGGCCGCCGAGATGCAGCAGCATTACCAGGCCGAGATGCAGCCCCCTTCGCCCCCTCAGGGGAGCCCTCCACCGCCCCCGCCAGCACCATGTCCTCCACCCCCGCAGTACCAACAATTTGGCACATTAGGACTCTCCAGAAAGGACAGTCTGACCAAGGCCCAGCTGTACGGAACACTTCTGAACTGA
- the si:dkey-174m14.3 gene encoding brain-enriched guanylate kinase-associated protein isoform X2, producing MIVGWKKRLQTVLRVLGRRERQSAGPVSLDAFRKRPPPPPPPRSSSLGPSLTPTTGSRDDIVQAERRWGSSWPCSGSQQQSTRPGERMQDRTESTVGKAYLETDIDSVRREDELKDIKTTKERTLSKLERQRTMALGGKAAPPEFWQGTFGWMRSPSLALRDEGLGVRSHYRSYSLPRGINMVPDEEMNTISSLQEQKEDLRKRLSYTTHKLELLESEFDSTRQYLETELRRAQEELDKFTDKLRRIQSSYSALQRINQDLEDKIQRNSQHHDDEKRALSREIIVLNNHLMEAKLTIEKLREDNDLYRKDCNLAAQLLQCNKSHYRTQLSELPAEFQERVSMHMEGTPLCHTAYADSVPASVIAKVLEKPDEACSGSQASSSPTPQAQDQGFLLDTLDRGAHLGLRAAYKSDLYSSDTALYCPVDQNRERRPSMDLHGQRKLIYGPQNSMDSNPEEGPLLGLRSGFSQECFAKFPTTLGPASGSSYSSFSGGGSDDNKGDGPPSSTASSPHHHSLYMDWRDGGDYERKSDSSWERDSPGGGGFAKVHAVFQQAGEHGGAHHQNGSSPVYSRTMSSCFSEPYEPLPPSSSPSVAYGDSRRGSTLAPEEEELIGRWRQLSVEDLSAHSYHSPGRASPYSFSEQHFSVRPAKIRLGPLYSSFQEGADYYHQGPIMEPPVGFSTPSPECSPGGGLRQAHQSHSQQAHQTHLYRAKEDSQDSENSPYHSGNTKEGSVGGAGGGVGAGQNKEYVDVSPNSSTESLNQRSLQMAAEMQQHYQAEMQPPSPPQGSPPPPPPAPCPPPPQYQQFGTLGLSRKDSLTKAQLYGTLLN from the exons ATGATTGTTGGCTGGAAAAAAAGACTGCAGACAGTTCTCAGAGTTCTTGGACGACGTGAGCGGCAGAGCGCTGGTCCGGTCAGCCTGGATGCCTTCAGAAAacgaccaccccccccccccccgccaagaTCCAGCTCACTTGGCCCGAGCCTCACCCCGACCACAGGGTCCAGAGACGACATTGTCCAAGCAGAGCGCCGGTGGGGCAGCAGTTGGCCCTGCTCAGGCTCCCAGCAGCAGAGCACTCGGCCTGGGGAGAGGATGCAAGATCGCACAGAGTCGACGGTGGGGAAAGCCTACCTGGAGACAGACATCGACAGTGTCCGGAGGGAGGATGAGCTGAAGGACATCAAGACTACTAAGGAGAGAACATTGTCAAAGCTGGAGAGGCAGAGGACAATGGCACTGGGAGGAAAAGCAGCTCCTCCAGAATTCTGGCAGGGAACTTTTGGATGGATGAGAAGTCCAAGTCTAGCTTTGCGCGATGAGGGGTTAGGTGTGAGATCCCACTACCGATCCTACTCTCTACCCAGAGGGATCAACATG GTTCCTGACGAAGAGATGAACACCATCAG CTCTTTGCAGGAGCAGAAAGAAGACCTACGTAAGCGTCTGTCCTACACCACCCACAAGCTGGAGCTGCTTGAGAGCGAGTTTGACTCCACCCGCCAGTACCTGGAGACAGAGCTACGCCGTGCTCAGGAGGAACTTGACAAGTTCACGGACAAACTACGCAG AATACAAAGCAGCTACTCAGCACTGCAGAGGATCAATCAGGACCTGGAGGATAAGATCCAGAGAAAT TCTCAGCACCATGACGATGAGAAGAGAGCCCTGAGCAGAGAGATCATTGTGCTCAACAACCACCTGATGGAGGCCAAGCTGACCATTGAGAAACTGCGGGAGGACAAT GATTTGTACAGGAAGGACTGTAACTTGGCTGCCCAGCTGCTCCAGTGCAACAAGTCCCACTACCGGACCCAGCTCTCTGAG TTGCCAGCTGAGTTCCAGGAACGTGTCAGCATGCACATGGAAGGCACACCTCTTTGCCACACTGCCTACGCCGACTCAGTTCCTGCCTCTGTCATCGCCAAGGTGCTGGAGAAGCCGGACGAGGCCTGCAGCGGCAGCCAAGCCTCCAGTTCACCCACCCCCCAGGCCCAGGACCAAGGCTTCCTCCTTGACACCCTGGACAGAGGTGCGCACCTGGGCCTCCGGGCGGCCTACAAGTCCGACCTGTACAGCAGCGACACGGCCCTGTACTGCCCGGTCGATCAAAACCGTGAGCGCAGGCCAAGCATGGACCTCCATGGACAGAGGAAACTGATTTACGGACCCCAGAACTCCATGGACAGTAACCCAGAGGAGGGTCCCTTGTTAGGGCTAAGGTCTGGCTTCTCCCAGGAGTGCTTTGCCAAGTTCCCCACCACTCTGGGACCCGCATCAGGGAGCTCGTACTCCAGCTTCAGCGGAGGGGGCTCGGACGACAACAAGGGTGACGGCCCCCCGAGCAGTACTGCCtcctccccccaccaccactcCCTGTACATGGactggagagatgggggagactaTGAGAGGAAGAGCGACTCCTCCTGGGAGAGGGACAGTCCTGGCGGGGGTGGGTTTGCCAAGGTCCACGCCGTCTTCCAGCAGGCCGGTGAGCATGGCGGAGCACACCACCAGAACGGCAGCTCGCCCGTCTACAGCCGCACCATGTCGTCCTGCTTCAGCGAGCCCTACgagcccctccctccctcgtccTCGCCCAGCGTCGCCTACGGTGACAGTCGCCGTGGCAGCACGCTGGcgccagaggaggaggagctgatTGGCCGCTGGAGGCAGCTCAGTGTGGAGGACCTGAGCGCCCACTCGTACCACTCGCCAGGCCGGGCCTCGCCCTACAGCTTCTCCGAGCAGCACTTCTCCGTACGCCCTGCCAAGATCCGCCTAGGGCCCCTGTACAGCAGCTTCCAGGAAGGGGCCGACTACTACCACCAGGGACCCATCATGGAACCCCCAGTGGGCTTCTCCACACCCAGCCCAGAGTGCAGCCCTGGTGGGGGCCTCCGTCAGGCCCATCAGTCCCACAGCCAACAGGCCCACCAGACCCATCTCTACCGGGCCAAAGAGGACAGCCAGGACTCTGAGAACAGCCCCTACCACTCAGGGAACACCAAGGAGGGTAGTGTCGGcggggcggggggtggggttggTGCGGGGCAGAACAAGGAATACGTGGACGTCAGTCCCAACAGCTCCACTGAGTCCCTTAACCAAAGGTCCCTGCAGATGGCCGCCGAGATGCAGCAGCATTACCAGGCCGAGATGCAGCCCCCTTCGCCCCCTCAGGGGAGCCCTCCACCGCCCCCGCCAGCACCATGTCCTCCACCCCCGCAGTACCAACAATTTGGCACATTAGGACTCTCCAGAAAGGACAGTCTGACCAAGGCCCAGCTGTACGGAACACTTCTGAACTGA
- the si:dkey-174m14.3 gene encoding brain-enriched guanylate kinase-associated protein isoform X3 yields the protein MKDSGKEHQRERETERERGKQRQRETERKGGNKVPDEEMNTISEQQRQQAAGKQDFSVIISGTRRFTMRLCVSTSGSSLQEQKEDLRKRLSYTTHKLELLESEFDSTRQYLETELRRAQEELDKFTDKLRRIQSSYSALQRINQDLEDKIQRNSQHHDDEKRALSREIIVLNNHLMEAKLTIEKLREDNDLYRKDCNLAAQLLQCNKSHYRTQLSELPAEFQERVSMHMEGTPLCHTAYADSVPASVIAKVLEKPDEACSGSQASSSPTPQAQDQGFLLDTLDRGAHLGLRAAYKSDLYSSDTALYCPVDQNRERRPSMDLHGQRKLIYGPQNSMDSNPEEGPLLGLRSGFSQECFAKFPTTLGPASGSSYSSFSGGGSDDNKGDGPPSSTASSPHHHSLYMDWRDGGDYERKSDSSWERDSPGGGGFAKVHAVFQQAGEHGGAHHQNGSSPVYSRTMSSCFSEPYEPLPPSSSPSVAYGDSRRGSTLAPEEEELIGRWRQLSVEDLSAHSYHSPGRASPYSFSEQHFSVRPAKIRLGPLYSSFQEGADYYHQGPIMEPPVGFSTPSPECSPGGGLRQAHQSHSQQAHQTHLYRAKEDSQDSENSPYHSGNTKEGSVGGAGGGVGAGQNKEYVDVSPNSSTESLNQRSLQMAAEMQQHYQAEMQPPSPPQGSPPPPPPAPCPPPPQYQQFGTLGLSRKDSLTKAQLYGTLLN from the exons ATGAAAGATAGCGGGAAGGAGcaccagagagagagggaaacagagagagagagagggaaacagagacaaagagagacagaaagaaaaggagggaaTAAG GTTCCTGACGAAGAGATGAACACCATCAG TGAGCAGCAGAGGCAGCAGGCAGCAGGAAAGCAGGATTTCTCTGTCATCATCTCAGGCACCAGGCGATTCACTATGAGGCTCTGTGTGAGCACCAGCGGAAG CTCTTTGCAGGAGCAGAAAGAAGACCTACGTAAGCGTCTGTCCTACACCACCCACAAGCTGGAGCTGCTTGAGAGCGAGTTTGACTCCACCCGCCAGTACCTGGAGACAGAGCTACGCCGTGCTCAGGAGGAACTTGACAAGTTCACGGACAAACTACGCAG AATACAAAGCAGCTACTCAGCACTGCAGAGGATCAATCAGGACCTGGAGGATAAGATCCAGAGAAAT TCTCAGCACCATGACGATGAGAAGAGAGCCCTGAGCAGAGAGATCATTGTGCTCAACAACCACCTGATGGAGGCCAAGCTGACCATTGAGAAACTGCGGGAGGACAAT GATTTGTACAGGAAGGACTGTAACTTGGCTGCCCAGCTGCTCCAGTGCAACAAGTCCCACTACCGGACCCAGCTCTCTGAG TTGCCAGCTGAGTTCCAGGAACGTGTCAGCATGCACATGGAAGGCACACCTCTTTGCCACACTGCCTACGCCGACTCAGTTCCTGCCTCTGTCATCGCCAAGGTGCTGGAGAAGCCGGACGAGGCCTGCAGCGGCAGCCAAGCCTCCAGTTCACCCACCCCCCAGGCCCAGGACCAAGGCTTCCTCCTTGACACCCTGGACAGAGGTGCGCACCTGGGCCTCCGGGCGGCCTACAAGTCCGACCTGTACAGCAGCGACACGGCCCTGTACTGCCCGGTCGATCAAAACCGTGAGCGCAGGCCAAGCATGGACCTCCATGGACAGAGGAAACTGATTTACGGACCCCAGAACTCCATGGACAGTAACCCAGAGGAGGGTCCCTTGTTAGGGCTAAGGTCTGGCTTCTCCCAGGAGTGCTTTGCCAAGTTCCCCACCACTCTGGGACCCGCATCAGGGAGCTCGTACTCCAGCTTCAGCGGAGGGGGCTCGGACGACAACAAGGGTGACGGCCCCCCGAGCAGTACTGCCtcctccccccaccaccactcCCTGTACATGGactggagagatgggggagactaTGAGAGGAAGAGCGACTCCTCCTGGGAGAGGGACAGTCCTGGCGGGGGTGGGTTTGCCAAGGTCCACGCCGTCTTCCAGCAGGCCGGTGAGCATGGCGGAGCACACCACCAGAACGGCAGCTCGCCCGTCTACAGCCGCACCATGTCGTCCTGCTTCAGCGAGCCCTACgagcccctccctccctcgtccTCGCCCAGCGTCGCCTACGGTGACAGTCGCCGTGGCAGCACGCTGGcgccagaggaggaggagctgatTGGCCGCTGGAGGCAGCTCAGTGTGGAGGACCTGAGCGCCCACTCGTACCACTCGCCAGGCCGGGCCTCGCCCTACAGCTTCTCCGAGCAGCACTTCTCCGTACGCCCTGCCAAGATCCGCCTAGGGCCCCTGTACAGCAGCTTCCAGGAAGGGGCCGACTACTACCACCAGGGACCCATCATGGAACCCCCAGTGGGCTTCTCCACACCCAGCCCAGAGTGCAGCCCTGGTGGGGGCCTCCGTCAGGCCCATCAGTCCCACAGCCAACAGGCCCACCAGACCCATCTCTACCGGGCCAAAGAGGACAGCCAGGACTCTGAGAACAGCCCCTACCACTCAGGGAACACCAAGGAGGGTAGTGTCGGcggggcggggggtggggttggTGCGGGGCAGAACAAGGAATACGTGGACGTCAGTCCCAACAGCTCCACTGAGTCCCTTAACCAAAGGTCCCTGCAGATGGCCGCCGAGATGCAGCAGCATTACCAGGCCGAGATGCAGCCCCCTTCGCCCCCTCAGGGGAGCCCTCCACCGCCCCCGCCAGCACCATGTCCTCCACCCCCGCAGTACCAACAATTTGGCACATTAGGACTCTCCAGAAAGGACAGTCTGACCAAGGCCCAGCTGTACGGAACACTTCTGAACTGA
- the si:dkey-174m14.3 gene encoding brain-enriched guanylate kinase-associated protein isoform X4 — protein sequence MGAESVPDEEMNTISEQQRQQAAGKQDFSVIISGTRRFTMRLCVSTSGSSLQEQKEDLRKRLSYTTHKLELLESEFDSTRQYLETELRRAQEELDKFTDKLRRIQSSYSALQRINQDLEDKIQRNSQHHDDEKRALSREIIVLNNHLMEAKLTIEKLREDNDLYRKDCNLAAQLLQCNKSHYRTQLSELPAEFQERVSMHMEGTPLCHTAYADSVPASVIAKVLEKPDEACSGSQASSSPTPQAQDQGFLLDTLDRGAHLGLRAAYKSDLYSSDTALYCPVDQNRERRPSMDLHGQRKLIYGPQNSMDSNPEEGPLLGLRSGFSQECFAKFPTTLGPASGSSYSSFSGGGSDDNKGDGPPSSTASSPHHHSLYMDWRDGGDYERKSDSSWERDSPGGGGFAKVHAVFQQAGEHGGAHHQNGSSPVYSRTMSSCFSEPYEPLPPSSSPSVAYGDSRRGSTLAPEEEELIGRWRQLSVEDLSAHSYHSPGRASPYSFSEQHFSVRPAKIRLGPLYSSFQEGADYYHQGPIMEPPVGFSTPSPECSPGGGLRQAHQSHSQQAHQTHLYRAKEDSQDSENSPYHSGNTKEGSVGGAGGGVGAGQNKEYVDVSPNSSTESLNQRSLQMAAEMQQHYQAEMQPPSPPQGSPPPPPPAPCPPPPQYQQFGTLGLSRKDSLTKAQLYGTLLN from the exons aTGGGAGCAGAGTCT GTTCCTGACGAAGAGATGAACACCATCAG TGAGCAGCAGAGGCAGCAGGCAGCAGGAAAGCAGGATTTCTCTGTCATCATCTCAGGCACCAGGCGATTCACTATGAGGCTCTGTGTGAGCACCAGCGGAAG CTCTTTGCAGGAGCAGAAAGAAGACCTACGTAAGCGTCTGTCCTACACCACCCACAAGCTGGAGCTGCTTGAGAGCGAGTTTGACTCCACCCGCCAGTACCTGGAGACAGAGCTACGCCGTGCTCAGGAGGAACTTGACAAGTTCACGGACAAACTACGCAG AATACAAAGCAGCTACTCAGCACTGCAGAGGATCAATCAGGACCTGGAGGATAAGATCCAGAGAAAT TCTCAGCACCATGACGATGAGAAGAGAGCCCTGAGCAGAGAGATCATTGTGCTCAACAACCACCTGATGGAGGCCAAGCTGACCATTGAGAAACTGCGGGAGGACAAT GATTTGTACAGGAAGGACTGTAACTTGGCTGCCCAGCTGCTCCAGTGCAACAAGTCCCACTACCGGACCCAGCTCTCTGAG TTGCCAGCTGAGTTCCAGGAACGTGTCAGCATGCACATGGAAGGCACACCTCTTTGCCACACTGCCTACGCCGACTCAGTTCCTGCCTCTGTCATCGCCAAGGTGCTGGAGAAGCCGGACGAGGCCTGCAGCGGCAGCCAAGCCTCCAGTTCACCCACCCCCCAGGCCCAGGACCAAGGCTTCCTCCTTGACACCCTGGACAGAGGTGCGCACCTGGGCCTCCGGGCGGCCTACAAGTCCGACCTGTACAGCAGCGACACGGCCCTGTACTGCCCGGTCGATCAAAACCGTGAGCGCAGGCCAAGCATGGACCTCCATGGACAGAGGAAACTGATTTACGGACCCCAGAACTCCATGGACAGTAACCCAGAGGAGGGTCCCTTGTTAGGGCTAAGGTCTGGCTTCTCCCAGGAGTGCTTTGCCAAGTTCCCCACCACTCTGGGACCCGCATCAGGGAGCTCGTACTCCAGCTTCAGCGGAGGGGGCTCGGACGACAACAAGGGTGACGGCCCCCCGAGCAGTACTGCCtcctccccccaccaccactcCCTGTACATGGactggagagatgggggagactaTGAGAGGAAGAGCGACTCCTCCTGGGAGAGGGACAGTCCTGGCGGGGGTGGGTTTGCCAAGGTCCACGCCGTCTTCCAGCAGGCCGGTGAGCATGGCGGAGCACACCACCAGAACGGCAGCTCGCCCGTCTACAGCCGCACCATGTCGTCCTGCTTCAGCGAGCCCTACgagcccctccctccctcgtccTCGCCCAGCGTCGCCTACGGTGACAGTCGCCGTGGCAGCACGCTGGcgccagaggaggaggagctgatTGGCCGCTGGAGGCAGCTCAGTGTGGAGGACCTGAGCGCCCACTCGTACCACTCGCCAGGCCGGGCCTCGCCCTACAGCTTCTCCGAGCAGCACTTCTCCGTACGCCCTGCCAAGATCCGCCTAGGGCCCCTGTACAGCAGCTTCCAGGAAGGGGCCGACTACTACCACCAGGGACCCATCATGGAACCCCCAGTGGGCTTCTCCACACCCAGCCCAGAGTGCAGCCCTGGTGGGGGCCTCCGTCAGGCCCATCAGTCCCACAGCCAACAGGCCCACCAGACCCATCTCTACCGGGCCAAAGAGGACAGCCAGGACTCTGAGAACAGCCCCTACCACTCAGGGAACACCAAGGAGGGTAGTGTCGGcggggcggggggtggggttggTGCGGGGCAGAACAAGGAATACGTGGACGTCAGTCCCAACAGCTCCACTGAGTCCCTTAACCAAAGGTCCCTGCAGATGGCCGCCGAGATGCAGCAGCATTACCAGGCCGAGATGCAGCCCCCTTCGCCCCCTCAGGGGAGCCCTCCACCGCCCCCGCCAGCACCATGTCCTCCACCCCCGCAGTACCAACAATTTGGCACATTAGGACTCTCCAGAAAGGACAGTCTGACCAAGGCCCAGCTGTACGGAACACTTCTGAACTGA